In one Misgurnus anguillicaudatus chromosome 1, ASM2758022v2, whole genome shotgun sequence genomic region, the following are encoded:
- the tymp gene encoding thymidine phosphorylase: MSYTNNTITFPELIKLKRDGGQLTDEEIHAFVQGVKSKAIKDSQIGAMLMAIWLKGMSEKETMQLTKEMMKSGEVFVWSDEWLVVDKHSTGGVGDKVSLPLAPALAACGCKVPMISGRGLAHTGGTLDKLESIPGFNVNQSVQQVKQILQDIGCCIVGQTESLVPADRVLYALRDATSTVDSLPLITGSIISKKGAEGLNALVLDVKFGRAALYKDLDSARHLAHSLVTAGNNLDIKTGAVLSRMDAPIGRCVGNAVEVCEALECLKGRGPDDLNELVSTLGGYLLWISRHSSTLENGKNMILQKLKNREALKKFQAMLVAQGVTADAAQSLCADDADYFKHMKRAAHQTELIAQHDGTVLEIDGMTVAKVLHKLGAGRNEPGEKIDHSVGAEILVDMGQRVTKGQSWIRIHHNSPELNPHQHSDLQKALVIGSSDEFKTESRVAEFIHPR; encoded by the exons ATGTCATACACAAACAACACAATCACTTTCCCTGAGCTCATCAAACTCAAACGTGATGGTGGTCAACTCACCGATGAAGAGATCCATGCCTTTGTCCAAGGGGTCAAATCGAAAGCCATAAAAGACAGTCAAATAG GGGCTATGCTCATGGCCATTTGGTTAAAGGGCATGTCTGAAAAAGAGACCATGCAATTGACCAAAGAGATGATGAAGTCTGGGGAAGTGTTTGTCTGGTCGGATGAATGGCTTGTGGTGGACAAACACTCAACAGGTGGAGTTGGAGACAAAGTGAGCCTGCCACTTGCACCTGCTTTGGCTGCGTGTGGCTGTAAG gTGCCCATGATAAGTGGTAGAGGATTAGCGCATACAGGTGGCACACTGGATAAGCTGGAGTCTATTCCTGGCTTTAATGTCAACCAGTCAGTGCAACAG GTAAAGCAGATCTTACAGGACATAGGCTGTTGCATTGTAGGACAGACCGAGAGTCTGGTGCCAGCAGATCGAGTTCTCTATGCCCTCAGAGATGCCACATCAACCGTAGACAGTCTTCCTCTCATCACAG GCTCCATCATTTCTAAGAAAGGAGCAGAAGGTCTGAATGCACTTGTATTGGATGTGAAGTTTGGCAGGGCTGCTTTGTATAAAGATTTGGACAGTGCGCGCCATCTTGCCCACTCACTG GTAACTGCAGGCAACAACCTGGATATAAAAACAGGGGCGGTACTTAGCCGTATGGACGCTCCGATTGGTCGTTGTGTGGGAAATGCAGTTGAGGTGTGTGAAGCCCTCGAGTGTCTTAAAGGACGGGGGCCAGATGACCTAAATGAACTTGTTTCAACTTTAG GTGGGTACTTATTGTGGATAAGTCGCCACTCTTCAACATTAGAGAACGGGAAAAATATGATTCTCCAAAAACTAAAGAACAGAGAAGCCCTGAAAAAGTTTCAGGCTATGTTGGTGGCCCAGGGTGTGACCGCAGACGCTGCCCAATCCCTGTGCGCAGACGACGCAGACTACTTTAAGCACATGAAGAGAGCAGCACATCAAACAGAGCTTATAGCACAACATGATG GAACGGTTTTAGAGATTGATGGCATGACCGTGGCCAAGGTCCTGCACAAGTTAGGGGCGGGACGTAATGAACCTGGTGAGAAAATCGATCACAGTGTGGGAGCAGAGATTTTGGTAGACATGGGACAGCGGGTAACTAAAG GTCAATCCTGGATCAGGATTCATCACAATAGTCCAGAACTGAATCCACACCAACATTCTGACCTTCAGAAAGCTTTGGTTATTGGCAGCAGTGACGAATTTAAGACAGAGTCACGTGTAGCAGAATTCATCCATCCCAGATAA
- the shank3b gene encoding SH3 and multiple ankyrin repeat domains protein 3 isoform X6: MVGGDPYCCELLLYDHAQLGYSDENGWQEIHQACRHGNVQHLEHLLFYGAEMSAQNASGNTALHLCALYNQEGCARVLLFRGANKEIKNYNNQTAFQVAIIAGNFDLAEIIKIHKTSDVVPFRETPSYSSRRRTVCVSPRRSLMRSASDNALDESLPAPSPAPSLRSLPPLEPDDNVPTQRSPQAAHTHTRSLRRHARGHLSPGSPVQREPSPPAVSRGPKRRLYSAVPGRTFIAVSSHSPQGEGEITLNRGERVKVLSIGEGGFWEGSVKGRTGWFPAHCVEEVQMRQYDPRLETREDRTKRLFRHYTVGSYDNYTSYSDYVIEEKSATLQKRDSEGFGFVLRGAKAETPIEEFTPTPAFPALQYLESVDLEGVAWRAGLRTGDFLIEVNGVSVVKVGHRQVVSLIRQGGSRLIMKVVSVTRKPETGDVIRKKAPPPPKRDPSTSLTLRSKSMTAELEELASRRRRGEKLDEMLSSPKEPVVVMRPRPPDSDSRAATVKQRPTSRRITQAEISSLLERQGLPLNAGVSWGVDKSHIQLPRGMSRTKSFGAPEDERISALIGEHRFPRSSSMTDSFRQDSIPPPPQTAPPPPPTPYFLDSGPPPSFLPPPPPSRAANQNRSSFRPGAEPKLHGPVTTDRQRKTRSMIILQDTTHLPVEPAPIVRPQTPTSGALPPERGRRRGPPVENPYANVGRLSAVYTPTKPQRRKSPLVKQGPVEEGAGNQTSRDPSPLGGSRIPHSTRAEQFQQQVLSERARITPPGARRRPSVFLSVEGAGTEPQTTPLLSQSHSVDELAELPPPAPMLSPGPPPGGTTFIHPLTGRPLDPSSPLALALAARERALSGRNTPTPTPSPTPSPTQGRAVERPETEGGATPPAPLEVPPSNSWREEPVSITDTASQMTSGSPGSGRSLEEASVPSNVQGVQPTLMDTEHSQPAVPPTLPSPAPTLSNLTARSLTMSSEEDAEPYTVTLPPALLSSSDEETREELRKIGLVPPPQPFANGLLSKETPKSTLSISPSGSRPSIAKTSSGKASDSAADSGVEDPHMETTSTVSTVSSMSTLSSESTDSAHASKPRCGVGRGRPAHLRDPLLKQSSDSELLPHPPSTGPTRPRYLFQRRSKLWGEEPRTQVGGADESRPAAMGAELLSKDSHSLGEEPPLGAPLDPGRRSPVGGARCEENGGESKSLFSSLGELHTISQRSYGTTFTIRPGSRYPVTRRTPSPGATPERSEPLGPVRTFGPHHHHHTILKSSSLSLPQEPKEVRFVMRSASARARSRSPSPSPCASPCPSPVLGAPLLALRPFRQRPLALWSKYDVGEWLESVGLGEHRARFLEHEIEGAHLPALTKDDLAELGVTRVGHRMNIERALKQLLES; encoded by the exons ATGGTCGGGGGAGATCCGTACTGCTGTGAGCTGCTGCTGTACGATCACGCCCAGCTGGGCTACAGCGACGAGAATGGCTGGCAGGAGATCCATCAG GCTTGTCGTCATGGAAACGTGCAGCACCTTGAGCACCTGTTATTTTATGGAGCGGAGATGAGTGCTCAGAATGCCTCAGGAAACACAGCACTACACCTGTGTGCCCTCTACAATCAG GAAGGCTGTGCTAGAGTTCTCCTATTTCGAGgagcaaataaagaaattaagaacTACAACAACCAAACAGCATTTCAG GTTGCCATCATCGCAGGGAACTTTGATCTGGCCGAAATCATCAAGATTCATAAAACCTCAGATGTTG TGCCTTTCAGGGAGACCCCCTCATACTCGTCTCGACGTCGTACGGTCTGCGTGTCCCCACGCCGCTCATTGATGCGATCGGCTAGCGATAACGCTCTGGATGAGAGTCTGCCCGCCCCGTCTCCAGCCCCCTCTCTTCGCAGTCTCCCCCCTCTGGAGCCCGATGACAACGTCCCCACCCAGCGCAGCCCCCAAGCTGCTCATACACACACCCGGAGCCTCAGGAGACACGCTCGCGGACACCTCAG CCCTGGAAGTCCCGTCCAAAGAGAGCCGAGTCCTCCTGCTGTTTCTCGGGGGCCAAAGCGACGGCTCTACAGTGCGGTGCCCGGCCGTACCTTCATTGCCGTCAGCTCCCACTCCCCACAGGGCGAGGGTGAGATCACATTGAACCGTGGAGAGAGGGTCAAAG TGTTAAGCATAGGTGAGGGAGGATTCTGGGAAGGATCGGTTAAAGGACGAACTGGCTGGTTTCCTGCGCACTGTGTAGAGGAGGTCCAGATGAGACAGTATGACCCTCGACTTG AGACGAGGGAGGATCGCACCAAGAGACTTTTCAGGCACTATACTGTTGGCTCCTATGACAACTATACCTCCTACAG CGATTATGTTATTGAAGAAAAAAGTGCAACGTTGCAGAAAAGAGACAGTGAAGGATTTGGCTTTGTGCTTCGGGGAGCTAAAG CCGAGACGCCCATTGAAGAGTTCACACCTACACCTGCGTTTCCTGCACTGCAATATCTGGAATCAGTGGACCTCGAGGGAGTGGCATGGAGGGCAGGATTGAGGACAGGGGATTTTCTTATAGAG GTGAATGGGGTGAGTGTTGTAAAAGTGGGACACAGGCAGGTGGTGTCTCTTATTCGGCAGGGTGGGAGTCGGCTCATAATGAAGGTGGTGTCTGTCACGCGCAAACCTGAAACAGGAGATGTGATCCGCAAAAAAG CCCCCCCACCTCCCAAGAGAGACCCGAGCACCAGCCTGACCCTACGCTCCAAAAGCATGACCGCAGAACTGGAGGAACTGG CGTCGAGGAGAAGGAGGGGAG AGAAGCTGGATGAGATGTTAAGTTCGCCCAAAGAACCTGTTGTAGTGATGAGGCCTCGCCCCCCGGATTCAGATTCCAGAGCAGCCACTGTGAAACAGAGACCAACGAGTCGTCGCATCACACAGGCTGAGATCAGT tCCTTGTTAGAGAGACAGGGTTTGCCATTAAATGCAGGAGTGTCCTGGGGTGTGGACAAAAGTCACATACAGCTGCCTCGTGGGATGTCCAGAACCAAGTCATTTG GTGCCCCTGAAGACGAAAGAATTTCTGCCTTGATTGGAGAGCATCGCTTCCCTAGAAGTTCCTCAATGACTGACAGCTTTAGACAAGACAGTATTCCACCCCCTCCGCAAACAGCTCCTCCACCACCTCCAACTCCCTACTTTCTTGATTCAGGGCCACCTCCTTCCTTTCTTCCACCTCCGCCTCCCTCTCGTGCTGCTAACCAGAACAGATCTAGCTTCCGTCCGGGGGCGGAGCCTAAGCTTCATGGCCCAGTCACAACTGATCGTCAACGTAAAACCCGATCCATGATTATTCTCCAGGACACCACCCACCTGCCAGTGGAGCCTGCCCCTATAGTAAGGCCACAAACGCCTACCTCTGGAGCTCTTCCTCCTGAACGTGGCCGTAGGCGTGGGCCACCGGTAGAGAATCCATATGCTAATGTAGGTCGTCTAAGTGCTGTCTATACTCCAACCAAGCCTCAACGTAGAAAGAGCCCACTAGTCAAGCAAGGACCGGTTGAGGAAGGAGCAGGTAATCAGACTAGTAGAGACCCTTCTCCTTTGGGAGGGTCAAGGATTCCACACAGCACTAGAGCAGAGCAGTTCCAACAGCAGGTTCTCTCGGAACGAGCCAGGATCACACCCCCTGGGGCTCGACGCAGACCCAGCGTTTTTCTGTCCGTAGAAGGTGCTGGAACAGAACCACAGACAACTCCATTACTTTCTCAGTCCCATTCAGTGGATGAATTGGCTGAGTTGCCTCCACCTGCACCTATGCTTTCTCCTGGCCCACCACCAGGTGGCACCACTTTTATACATCCTCTAACAGGTCGACCGTTGGATCCCTCCTCTCCATTAGCACTTGCACTGGCTGCACGGGAACGGGCTCTTAGTGGTCGGAATACACCAACTCCTACACCTTCACCCACACCTTCTCCTACTCAAGGCAGAGCAGTGGAGAGGCCAGAAACAGAGGGTGGAGCAACACCCCCTGCTCCTCTTGAGGTTCCTCCTTCAAATTCATGGAGAGAGGAACCTGTCAGTATCACAGATACAGCTAGCCAGATGACAAGCGGTAGCCCTGGATCTGGACGAAGCTTGGAAGAGGCATCAGTGCCATCGAATGTGCAAGGTGTCCAGCCTACACTAATGGATACAGAGCATAGCCAACCAGCAGTCCCACCCACATTGCCCTCCCCTGCTCCGACCCTCTCAAATCTAACTGCACGAAGTCTGACTATGAGCTCGGAGGAGGATGCAGAGCCCTACACAGTGACTCTGCCCCCTGCCCTGCTCTCCTCAAGTGATGAGGAAACAAGAGAGGAGCTTCGAAAGATAGGCCTTGTGCCACCCCCTCAACCCTTTGCGAATGGCCTTCTAAGCAAAGAAACACCCAAATCCACTTTAAGCATATCACCTAGTGGATCACGACCATCTATAGCCAAGACTTCCTCTGGTAAAGCAAGTGATTCAGCAGCGGACTCTGGGGTAGAAGACCCTCATATGGAGACCACAAGTACTGTTTCTACAGTCTCCAGCATGTCCACTTTGTCTTCAGAGAGCACAGATTCCGCACATGCAAGCAAACCACGTTGCGGGGTGGGTCGTGGTCGCCCCGCTCATCTCAGGGACCCACTGCTTAAACAGTCATCAGACAGTGAGCTGCTTCCACACCCACCCAGTACAGGCCCTACTCGTCCACGCTACCTATTCCAAAGACGCTCCAAACTCTGGGGGGAGGAGCCCCGGACCCAAGTGGGTGGGGCTGATGAAAGTCGGCCTGCTGCTATGGGGGCAGAGTTATTAAGCAAGGACAGTCATTCACTGGGGGAGGAGCCACCACTGGGAGCGCCACTTGATCCTGGCAGAAGGTCACCTGTGGGAGGGGCTAG ATGTGAGGAGAATGGAGGAGAAAGTAAATC ACTCTTTAGTAGTTTAGGGGAGCTTCACACCATTTCCCAGAGGAGTTACGGCACCACCTTTACGATCCGGCCTGGGAGCCGATACCCTGTGACCCGTAGGACTCCAAGCCCCGGAGCCACCCCTGAACGGAGTGAACCGCTGGGCCCCGTTCGTACTTTTGGACCTCATCACCACCATCACACTATCCTCAAGTCCTCTAGCCTGAGCCTGCCCCAGGAGCCCAAGGAGGTGCGTTTCGTCATGAGGAGCGCTAGTGCACGAGCACGCAGCCGGTCTCCATCACCTTCCCCGTGCGCTTCCCCTTGCCCCTCACCAGTACTTGGGGCCCCTCTTCTGGCCCTGCGACCATTTAGACAGCGCCCCCTAGCTCTGTGGAGTAAGTATGATGTAGGAGAATGGCTAGAGAGTGTAGGACTAGGGGAACACCGTGCACGGTTTTTGGAACATGAGATTGAAGGTGCACACTTGCCCGCCCTCACCAAGGACGATTTGGCTGAGTTAGGAGTGACTCGTGTGGGACACAGAATGAACATTGAACGTGCACTAAAGCAGCTGCTAGAGAGTTGA
- the shank3b gene encoding SH3 and multiple ankyrin repeat domains protein 3 isoform X4, protein MPISPPAEGKHEGLDRLRQQHAPTNGNHGDDSIRASPGTKSTSEPMEDLHGNAVVIRIGIPDLQQTANLKKFMEYVQQRSVEKVCRFLEKGLDPNFHDSESGESSLTLVAQLDSCADLIKVLRSGGAHLDFRTRDGLTALHKAAQTHNHVALTTLLDLGASPDYKDSRGLTPLYHSAMVGGDPYCCELLLYDHAQLGYSDENGWQEIHQACRHGNVQHLEHLLFYGAEMSAQNASGNTALHLCALYNQEGCARVLLFRGANKEIKNYNNQTAFQVAIIAGNFDLAEIIKIHKTSDVVPFRETPSYSSRRRTVCVSPRRSLMRSASDNALDESLPAPSPAPSLRSLPPLEPDDNVPTQRSPQAAHTHTRSLRRHARGHLSPGSPVQREPSPPAVSRGPKRRLYSAVPGRTFIAVSSHSPQGEGEITLNRGERVKVLSIGEGGFWEGSVKGRTGWFPAHCVEEVQMRQYDPRLETREDRTKRLFRHYTVGSYDNYTSYSDYVIEEKSATLQKRDSEGFGFVLRGAKAETPIEEFTPTPAFPALQYLESVDLEGVAWRAGLRTGDFLIEVNGVSVVKVGHRQVVSLIRQGGSRLIMKVVSVTRKPETGDVIRKKAPPPPKRDPSTSLTLRSKSMTAELEELASRRRRGEKLDEMLSSPKEPVVVMRPRPPDSDSRAATVKQRPTSRRITQAEISSLLERQGLPLNAGVSWGVDKSHIQLPRGMSRTKSFGAPEDERISALIGEHRFPRSSSMTDSFRQDSIPPPPQTAPPPPPTPYFLDSGPPPSFLPPPPPSRAANQNRSSFRPGAEPKLHGPVTTDRQRKTRSMIILQDTTHLPVEPAPIVRPQTPTSGALPPERGRRRGPPVENPYANVGRLSAVYTPTKPQRRKSPLVKQGPVEEGAGNQTSRDPSPLGGSRIPHSTRAEQFQQQVLSERARITPPGARRRPSVFLSVEGAGTEPQTTPLLSQSHSVDELAELPPPAPMLSPGPPPGGTTFIHPLTGRPLDPSSPLALALAARERALSGRNTPTPTPSPTPSPTQGRAVERPETEGGATPPAPLEVPPSNSWREEPVSITDTASQMTSGSPGSGRSLEEASVPSNVQGVQPTLMDTEHSQPAVPPTLPSPAPTLSNLTARSLTMSSEEDAEPYTVTLPPALLSSSDEETREELRKIGLVPPPQPFANGLLSKETPKSTLSISPSGSRPSIAKTSSGKASDSAADSGVEDPHMETTSTVSTVSSMSTLSSESTDSAHASKPRCGVGRGRPAHLRDPLLKQSSDSELLPHPPSTGPTRPRYLFQRRSKLWGEEPRTQVGGADESRPAAMGAELLSKDSHSLGEEPPLGAPLDPGRRSPVGGARCEENGGESKSLFSSLGELHTISQRSYGTTFTIRPGSRYPVTRRTPSPGATPERSEPLGPVRTFGPHHHHHTILKSSSLSLPQEPKEVRFVMRSASARARSRSPSPSPCASPCPSPVLGAPLLALRPFRQRPLALWSKYDVGEWLESVGLGEHRARFLEHEIEGAHLPALTKDDLAELGVTRVGHRMNIERALKQLLES, encoded by the exons AATCGTCTCTGACTCTCGTGGCCCAGCTGGACTCGTGTGCTGATCTGATCAAGGTGTTGAGGAGCGGTGGAGCCCACCTGGACTTCAGAACCAGAGATGGCCTGACTGCACTTCACAAAGCGGCCCAAACACACAACCATGTAGCATTGACT ACATTGTTGGATCTGGGGGCATCTCCGGACTATAAAGACAGTCGTGGGCTTACCCCCCTCTATCACAGCGCGATGGTCGGGGGAGATCCGTACTGCTGTGAGCTGCTGCTGTACGATCACGCCCAGCTGGGCTACAGCGACGAGAATGGCTGGCAGGAGATCCATCAG GCTTGTCGTCATGGAAACGTGCAGCACCTTGAGCACCTGTTATTTTATGGAGCGGAGATGAGTGCTCAGAATGCCTCAGGAAACACAGCACTACACCTGTGTGCCCTCTACAATCAG GAAGGCTGTGCTAGAGTTCTCCTATTTCGAGgagcaaataaagaaattaagaacTACAACAACCAAACAGCATTTCAG GTTGCCATCATCGCAGGGAACTTTGATCTGGCCGAAATCATCAAGATTCATAAAACCTCAGATGTTG TGCCTTTCAGGGAGACCCCCTCATACTCGTCTCGACGTCGTACGGTCTGCGTGTCCCCACGCCGCTCATTGATGCGATCGGCTAGCGATAACGCTCTGGATGAGAGTCTGCCCGCCCCGTCTCCAGCCCCCTCTCTTCGCAGTCTCCCCCCTCTGGAGCCCGATGACAACGTCCCCACCCAGCGCAGCCCCCAAGCTGCTCATACACACACCCGGAGCCTCAGGAGACACGCTCGCGGACACCTCAG CCCTGGAAGTCCCGTCCAAAGAGAGCCGAGTCCTCCTGCTGTTTCTCGGGGGCCAAAGCGACGGCTCTACAGTGCGGTGCCCGGCCGTACCTTCATTGCCGTCAGCTCCCACTCCCCACAGGGCGAGGGTGAGATCACATTGAACCGTGGAGAGAGGGTCAAAG TGTTAAGCATAGGTGAGGGAGGATTCTGGGAAGGATCGGTTAAAGGACGAACTGGCTGGTTTCCTGCGCACTGTGTAGAGGAGGTCCAGATGAGACAGTATGACCCTCGACTTG AGACGAGGGAGGATCGCACCAAGAGACTTTTCAGGCACTATACTGTTGGCTCCTATGACAACTATACCTCCTACAG CGATTATGTTATTGAAGAAAAAAGTGCAACGTTGCAGAAAAGAGACAGTGAAGGATTTGGCTTTGTGCTTCGGGGAGCTAAAG CCGAGACGCCCATTGAAGAGTTCACACCTACACCTGCGTTTCCTGCACTGCAATATCTGGAATCAGTGGACCTCGAGGGAGTGGCATGGAGGGCAGGATTGAGGACAGGGGATTTTCTTATAGAG GTGAATGGGGTGAGTGTTGTAAAAGTGGGACACAGGCAGGTGGTGTCTCTTATTCGGCAGGGTGGGAGTCGGCTCATAATGAAGGTGGTGTCTGTCACGCGCAAACCTGAAACAGGAGATGTGATCCGCAAAAAAG CCCCCCCACCTCCCAAGAGAGACCCGAGCACCAGCCTGACCCTACGCTCCAAAAGCATGACCGCAGAACTGGAGGAACTGG CGTCGAGGAGAAGGAGGGGAG AGAAGCTGGATGAGATGTTAAGTTCGCCCAAAGAACCTGTTGTAGTGATGAGGCCTCGCCCCCCGGATTCAGATTCCAGAGCAGCCACTGTGAAACAGAGACCAACGAGTCGTCGCATCACACAGGCTGAGATCAGT tCCTTGTTAGAGAGACAGGGTTTGCCATTAAATGCAGGAGTGTCCTGGGGTGTGGACAAAAGTCACATACAGCTGCCTCGTGGGATGTCCAGAACCAAGTCATTTG GTGCCCCTGAAGACGAAAGAATTTCTGCCTTGATTGGAGAGCATCGCTTCCCTAGAAGTTCCTCAATGACTGACAGCTTTAGACAAGACAGTATTCCACCCCCTCCGCAAACAGCTCCTCCACCACCTCCAACTCCCTACTTTCTTGATTCAGGGCCACCTCCTTCCTTTCTTCCACCTCCGCCTCCCTCTCGTGCTGCTAACCAGAACAGATCTAGCTTCCGTCCGGGGGCGGAGCCTAAGCTTCATGGCCCAGTCACAACTGATCGTCAACGTAAAACCCGATCCATGATTATTCTCCAGGACACCACCCACCTGCCAGTGGAGCCTGCCCCTATAGTAAGGCCACAAACGCCTACCTCTGGAGCTCTTCCTCCTGAACGTGGCCGTAGGCGTGGGCCACCGGTAGAGAATCCATATGCTAATGTAGGTCGTCTAAGTGCTGTCTATACTCCAACCAAGCCTCAACGTAGAAAGAGCCCACTAGTCAAGCAAGGACCGGTTGAGGAAGGAGCAGGTAATCAGACTAGTAGAGACCCTTCTCCTTTGGGAGGGTCAAGGATTCCACACAGCACTAGAGCAGAGCAGTTCCAACAGCAGGTTCTCTCGGAACGAGCCAGGATCACACCCCCTGGGGCTCGACGCAGACCCAGCGTTTTTCTGTCCGTAGAAGGTGCTGGAACAGAACCACAGACAACTCCATTACTTTCTCAGTCCCATTCAGTGGATGAATTGGCTGAGTTGCCTCCACCTGCACCTATGCTTTCTCCTGGCCCACCACCAGGTGGCACCACTTTTATACATCCTCTAACAGGTCGACCGTTGGATCCCTCCTCTCCATTAGCACTTGCACTGGCTGCACGGGAACGGGCTCTTAGTGGTCGGAATACACCAACTCCTACACCTTCACCCACACCTTCTCCTACTCAAGGCAGAGCAGTGGAGAGGCCAGAAACAGAGGGTGGAGCAACACCCCCTGCTCCTCTTGAGGTTCCTCCTTCAAATTCATGGAGAGAGGAACCTGTCAGTATCACAGATACAGCTAGCCAGATGACAAGCGGTAGCCCTGGATCTGGACGAAGCTTGGAAGAGGCATCAGTGCCATCGAATGTGCAAGGTGTCCAGCCTACACTAATGGATACAGAGCATAGCCAACCAGCAGTCCCACCCACATTGCCCTCCCCTGCTCCGACCCTCTCAAATCTAACTGCACGAAGTCTGACTATGAGCTCGGAGGAGGATGCAGAGCCCTACACAGTGACTCTGCCCCCTGCCCTGCTCTCCTCAAGTGATGAGGAAACAAGAGAGGAGCTTCGAAAGATAGGCCTTGTGCCACCCCCTCAACCCTTTGCGAATGGCCTTCTAAGCAAAGAAACACCCAAATCCACTTTAAGCATATCACCTAGTGGATCACGACCATCTATAGCCAAGACTTCCTCTGGTAAAGCAAGTGATTCAGCAGCGGACTCTGGGGTAGAAGACCCTCATATGGAGACCACAAGTACTGTTTCTACAGTCTCCAGCATGTCCACTTTGTCTTCAGAGAGCACAGATTCCGCACATGCAAGCAAACCACGTTGCGGGGTGGGTCGTGGTCGCCCCGCTCATCTCAGGGACCCACTGCTTAAACAGTCATCAGACAGTGAGCTGCTTCCACACCCACCCAGTACAGGCCCTACTCGTCCACGCTACCTATTCCAAAGACGCTCCAAACTCTGGGGGGAGGAGCCCCGGACCCAAGTGGGTGGGGCTGATGAAAGTCGGCCTGCTGCTATGGGGGCAGAGTTATTAAGCAAGGACAGTCATTCACTGGGGGAGGAGCCACCACTGGGAGCGCCACTTGATCCTGGCAGAAGGTCACCTGTGGGAGGGGCTAG ATGTGAGGAGAATGGAGGAGAAAGTAAATC ACTCTTTAGTAGTTTAGGGGAGCTTCACACCATTTCCCAGAGGAGTTACGGCACCACCTTTACGATCCGGCCTGGGAGCCGATACCCTGTGACCCGTAGGACTCCAAGCCCCGGAGCCACCCCTGAACGGAGTGAACCGCTGGGCCCCGTTCGTACTTTTGGACCTCATCACCACCATCACACTATCCTCAAGTCCTCTAGCCTGAGCCTGCCCCAGGAGCCCAAGGAGGTGCGTTTCGTCATGAGGAGCGCTAGTGCACGAGCACGCAGCCGGTCTCCATCACCTTCCCCGTGCGCTTCCCCTTGCCCCTCACCAGTACTTGGGGCCCCTCTTCTGGCCCTGCGACCATTTAGACAGCGCCCCCTAGCTCTGTGGAGTAAGTATGATGTAGGAGAATGGCTAGAGAGTGTAGGACTAGGGGAACACCGTGCACGGTTTTTGGAACATGAGATTGAAGGTGCACACTTGCCCGCCCTCACCAAGGACGATTTGGCTGAGTTAGGAGTGACTCGTGTGGGACACAGAATGAACATTGAACGTGCACTAAAGCAGCTGCTAGAGAGTTGA
- the lsm8 gene encoding LSM8 homolog, U6 small nuclear RNA associated: MSTALESYINRTVAIVTSDGRMIVGTLKGFDQTINLILDESHERVFSSSQGVEQVVLGLYIVRGDNVAVIGEIDEETDSALDLGNIRAEPLNSVVH, translated from the exons ATGTCTACCGCCCTTGAAAGCTACATCAACC GGACCGTTGCCATTGTCACTTCAGATGGGAGAATGATTGTG GGAACATTAAAGGGCTTTGATCAGACAATCAATCTGATCTTGGATGAGAGCCACGAGCGAGTGTTCAGCTCTTCTCAAGGAGTGGAACAGGTTGTGCTGGGACTCTATATCGTCAGAGGCGATAATGT GGCTGTCATTGGTGAAATCGATGAAGAGACAGATTCTGCACTGGACCTTGGAAACATCAGAGCCGAACCGCTCAATTCTGTGGTGCACTGA